The following are from one region of the Thermoproteus uzoniensis 768-20 genome:
- a CDS encoding 50S ribosomal protein L39e translates to MARNKALGRKLRLAAALKSNRDPPAWVRLKTKNRVTRSPARRYWRRAKLKA, encoded by the coding sequence ATGGCGCGCAACAAGGCGTTGGGGAGAAAGTTAAGGCTCGCGGCGGCTTTGAAATCTAACAGAGATCCCCCGGCCTGGGTGAGGCTGAAGACCAAGAACCGAGTGACGAGGTCGCCCGCCAGGAGGTACTGGAGGCGGGCGAAGCTCAAGGCTTAA
- a CDS encoding 50S ribosomal protein L31e, translated as MSEEAKVVASREYRISLRRAYWAARTRRAKRAVAIIREFAARHMKTEVGKVKIDPSLNVAIWSRSRERPPRYVDVVIEKREDGTVLVKPKQ; from the coding sequence ATGTCCGAGGAGGCCAAGGTCGTCGCGTCGAGGGAATACAGGATAAGCCTCCGCAGGGCCTACTGGGCGGCCCGCACTCGGAGGGCCAAGAGAGCCGTGGCGATAATAAGGGAGTTCGCGGCGAGACACATGAAGACCGAGGTCGGCAAGGTGAAGATAGACCCTTCCCTCAACGTCGCGATTTGGTCCCGGAGCAGAGAGAGGCCGCCGCGCTATGTGGATGTGGTTATCGAGAAGAGGGAGGACGGCACCGTCTTAGTCAAGCCTAAACAATAA